A portion of the Trichomycterus rosablanca isolate fTriRos1 chromosome 17, fTriRos1.hap1, whole genome shotgun sequence genome contains these proteins:
- the tm4sf4 gene encoding transmembrane 4 L6 family member 4, which produces MCSGSFAKCLGITLIPLAILCLLCNILLLFPGGKPADKNDDITDEAWYFGGIMGSGILMIFPALVFLGMKTNDCCGCCGNESCGKRFAMLFSIIFAAVGIVGAGYSFIVSAVAINRGPKCLSNGTYVYPFSEGDYLSNHTLWDLCEGPKGIVSWHLTLFSMLLIMGLVQVVLCAFQAINGLIGTICGDCCGCCGGS; this is translated from the exons ATGTGTTCCGGGAGTTTTGCCAAGTGCTTGGGCATCACCCTGATTCCTCTGGCTATTCTTTGCCTTCTCTGTAACATCTTGCTGCTCTTTCCTGGAGGAAAACCTGCTGATAAAAATGATGACATTACGGACGAGGCCTGGTACTTTGGGGGAATTATGGGCTCTGGAATACTG ATGATCTTCCCAGCCCTGGTGTTTTTGGGAATGAAGACGAATGACTGCTGTGGCTGCTGTGGCAATGAGAGCTGTGGAAAACGATTTGCG ATGTTGTTCTCCATTATATTTGCTGCAGTCGGCATTGTGGGAGCTGGTTACTCCTTCATTGTGTCAGCAGTGGCCATCAATCGGGGACCCAAATGTCTTTCCAATGGCACATATGTATATCCATTCAGTGAAGG tgactACCTGTCCAACCACACACTGTGGGACCTGTGCGAGGGCCCTAAAGGCATCGTATCCTGGCACTTAACACTCTTCTCCATGCTGTTGATCATGGGACTGGTGCAGGTGGTACTGTGTGCGTTCCAGGCTATCAACGGACTCATCGGCACCATCTGTGGAGACTGCTGTGGATGCTGCGGG GGCTCCTAA